In Ovis canadensis isolate MfBH-ARS-UI-01 breed Bighorn chromosome 11, ARS-UI_OviCan_v2, whole genome shotgun sequence, the DNA window TTTTCTGGCACTGTTTTAACTCATTACATATACTAGGTTGGATAAAATGAAACTGCCAATATTTGGCTGTTCTTGACCTATGAAAACAGCAATTTCATGTGGTCCTATTTACGTTTACTCCTTAATCTTTGAACAACCCCAAGATGAAGATGGAGATCCCAAGCTGCCAGAAATGCACAGAAAAATCGTCATCTTTTTCTGCAGAGCCCCCACCCTCTGGTCTTGCCCTCACATCCAGCTCTACAGTCAGGGTATCCCAAGATACCTTAAGAGGTGGCATCAGCCATCAACCTGAGCACCAAGGCAGGACATGCAGAATTGCTCTAATTCAGTTTATCCCGAGTGAAATCACCTCTAGTTTCTAGGAGGGTCTTCGGAACTTCAAGTTCTGTTCTAGAGCAGAGAGAATAGTTTGGGTACAGCTGTAGTTCCCAGTAGAGTCCCCGCCTGTGTCCCCCACCCAGGTATCAAAGCAGGACACGCTTGACagttttgtgtttatttccaGAAAGTGATGAAGACAAAAGTAATATATCTGGACACCACTCTCTGTACAATAAATAGCCTCCCCTGtttcccaaaaaaagaaaaatgcatccTTACACACCATCCCCTGTCCCCTTGGCAAGTCAGTGctctttttcaaaatgaaaaaattagtttatttatttatttttggctgtgctgggtcttcagtgctgtgcGGAGCATTTCCCTACTtgcggggctactctctagctgtgggatGTAGGTTTCTCATTGAGGCGGCGTCTTTTGTttcagagcgcaggctctaggctcGCTgggttcagcagctgcagcacgtgggctcagcaggtTCAGCTCCCGGGCTCCAGGACACAGGCTCAATGGTGGCggggcacgggcttagttgcctcatggcatgtgagatcttcccgggtcagggattaaaccctgtgtcttctgcactgtcaggcagattctttaccaccgagccacttgGGAAATCTCAAGACTTTGCTTCTTGAGTCATGCACAATCCCCACCCCCTTGCCAGCCCCTTCCTCAGGACTCCACTGTGTCTAAGAGGGTGGGGCCCAGGCCAGTTGTTCAAAGTCACTCGGGTCCTCTCCCTGACCCTGGCTGGCTGACTTACAAAATCCACATGTCTTTATTTCCATATCAGGGATtaacacacacagaaatgaaaatgctGACAGTTACTCTACAGAGGAAGAGATCTGAGTCTCCAGCTGGGCCATCCCACCTGACcctgacacccccacccccaagcccaaCCCCAACCTGCAGAAGAGAGGAAGCTCTTTTGTGTCCCAGACCTTCCGTGGTCCATTTTATGTTCTCCAGCTGGGAACCCACAGCCAGAAGCAGCACCAGGTATATGACTGTAGTTGGGGCAGAGGACAGTCCTCACAGGTTTCCCGGTGGGCCAGGAGACAGCAGGTGAACCTCAGAATCCTTCTTGACCCCCCTCTTCCTCAACCAACTACAAAAGGAGACAGGACAGAAGCAGCTGGGGACAGCTCAGTCCTGAGTTTGTGGTGTGGTTGGCGTCACCAACCTAACGAcgctcttccttttcttttcacatcATCTGCTCAATTGGAAAAACAGTTATAAAACTggccttcagtttccttattgaAAGGAGAAGGGGCCCCCGCAGGAGAGGAGTTGTCACCGCTGGAAGGATAGGGGGACACACGCCTCCTCTTAGAGTCTCCTTCGCCCAGTCCTGAGTTGCTGGACTCTGGCCGGAGTGGGGTGATGTCAGTCCACAGGGAGGGGGAGCCCTGCTCCTCTGGCCCCCGCCCCTCTGAGGCTCCAGGGCCAGGTTCCATGGGCAGAGTTCGCATGGAGTGGAACCAGTTGGTTGGGCCCACCTTGGGAGGGTACTGGGAGCCCACAGGCCAGCCCGCTCCAGACGCCAGGGCTTCCTGGCTTCGGTAGTAGGACATGGTGGGCCCAGGCGCGGAGGGCAGGAATGCAGGCTTCATGCTGACAGCGCGAAACTCGGCCTCGTAGCTGTGGTCCCGGGGGGCTCCCAGCCAGTAAGTCTGGGGAACCACATCCTTGGCCTGGCCAGGAAGGTCGGGGTAGAAACGGCTGGCAACGGGATACTGGTTGGGGATGAGAGGGGAATAGTGGTCTCCCCCGAGCAGTTGACAGTTGGGTCCAGGCGGGGAGGGGACGCTGGTGTCAACGGATAcatacatgctttaaaaaaaacaaacagggggCAAGAGACAGGGGGTCATGAATAGAACTGGCCAGTTAGGAGCCTGCCTGCTGCACGACCCTCCCCATACCTCCTTCCTGACCTGCCCGCTGCCCTTTTGCAACCCCTGCACACTTCCCCACCGCAGAGGCAGAGAGGGTTGAGCACTTGTCTGCAGTTCCAGTCCCAGACAGACAAGGAAGGCCTCTGCCAACATGAGTTGAACCCAGGGGCACTTACGATTCAAAGTTCTCCCGGAATCCTTTGGCAAAAGGGTTATTATCAATTTTCAGCTGAGTAATCTAGAAAGAAGGGAAACAGTCATCTGAGTGCTGAGTCTGAGGCTGAGGAACTTCCAAATTCACTCCCAAGAAGTCAAGGGGCCCtgttcttcccttcttcccaccCAACCTGCCCAGGCTCAGCCTACCCTCGCCCAGGCAGCCCTCACCTCGGCGTTCTGGTAGGCGGTCACTGCAATGAACTGGGTTTCTTGGAAAGTGAAGATGTGCGTGTTGCAGGGCGCCTCTGGATCTCCATCGTTGACTTCGACAATGTGCAGCCGGGGCTGGTATTTATGGAGGGACTGAAGCACAATCATCTGAGGCGGGTGAGATGACTGTGAGCATGGGAGGAGGGAGTGCAAAggaaccctcccctcccccaccccacctatGGTCCACCCTATGGCCAAGCTACAAAGGACCCTGAAGTCATTGTGACCCTTGTTCTGCCCTGCCAACACGTAACTTCTCCCAAGCCTCCAACCTCAGTCCTGAACCTCCTCAGGGCACCAGTGCTATTCTCTTGCGCCCTTTCCTATCTCCAAATGGCCactgtgaccaaagtattagcaCAAACAGGGCTTCTCAGGGAATAAGGGCATCTTTAATAGGCTTGCTCAACTCAAAGAAACCCTGCACCCTCTCCCTAGGACCACCAGTATCGACTCCATACCCAATACTAGCAATTGCAGCTGGGATTCGGTGAAGAAACACCCAGGCTGGGCTGGCCCACGTTGGCCTGAATGTGACCCCCGTCTGCCTTGAGATTCAGCTTCCTCTCAAGGTGGGTGGGAAAGAACCAGagtcagagagggagagaggtcaCTCTTATAGAACAGAATCAGCCTGCAGGACCCACTGTGGCCTCAGGGACAGGGAAAGGTGGGGGGCTTTCCTGAGGGGAGGTGTCCCACCTGGGTCACATTGTTGGAAGCCCCCTTGTTGTTCGTGAGCTTTAGTTTCCCGAACGACACCTCCTGGCGCATCCAGTGGGCTCCGGTGTTGGGGGAATCTGGATGGACGTACAGGCGGTTCCCTGTGGACAGTTATATCTTTTTGGCATGCAGCTCCTGGGACCAGGTCCCTGGTCATATGGGGCTTCCGTTGCCTGTTCTGAGGGGCACGGCAAGAAGGATGGAGGGGGAGGACAGCCGGGGCAGGATGGGGGAGGTGTGGGCAGAGGACCGAGCTGAAGACAGGACAGAGCACAGAATTAAAGTGAgaagtgggaggggaaggggggtgTGGGATGGAGTGGATGGGGCGGGGTGGAACTAGAGAACTAAATCCTAGCAGTCAAGaggcagggggttgggggggggtttCCTCTTGGCTCCACCAGGGGGCGCATAGTCTTAGAGAAAAATCATGCCCCCGGTTCCCAAGGAGGCACGTACCTGGCATGCTGCCCTCGGCCTTTCCACATTGCACCCACTTGCCGCTCTGATACCGCCAGTGGTGCTGGTCCACCAAGACCACATCCACAAACATCCGGTAATGGCTGGTGGGCTCCAGCCCAGTCACACTAAATGACAGGAATGGGAACATCCGTCTGGGGAGAACAGAGAAACCCACCAATATCATCGGCCCCCAGTCCCCCGGACAGCCGTTTCCTGGGCAAAGGCCACCCATCAGTGGTGTGCTGGAGCCAGCTCTCATCCTCACCAGAGCCAGCTGGGGAAGTCCAGGAAGTCTGCCAGCCAGTTGTTTGACAGCAACAATCAAAAATtaaatcaggacttccctggtggtccaggggttaagaatccacctgccagtgcacgggacatggttcgatccctggtcggagaagaTTCCGCAtaccgcagggcaactaagcccacgagccacaactactaagtccttcgagctctagagcctgtgctccacaacaagggaattCGTTGCAATGAGAAGCTGCTTACCGAAATAAGAGTAGTCCCCGCttgtggcaactagagaaagcctgtgcagcagtgaagacccagcacaaccaaaaataaatatcaataaagatTAAATCATAGAAACTACCATGAAATATATTACATTACAAGTCAAGGtaataaatactcaaaaaaaTCACTTCTCGGTATTTTTTACTACACTTTACTATTATCTCTGCTCTTGAGATTGTTTATCGGTATGGTGGAGATATACTAGATAATATTTGCTGCCTCACGTCTCTTCCCAACTCCAAGTTCAGTGATAACATGTGGGCAGCTTGCAAGGGAAATCAGCAAACACTATGAAGCagggctttaaaaaatgtttttatttttgagtgtCAGTTGCTAACATTAGCTGCACACCCGTCTCTAGCCTTAGTTTGCTCCCTGGAGGGGAGCAAAGCCACAAGCCAGCCCCAACACAGGCTGTTCCTAGTAGGTCTTCATCTCTGAGTTCCCCGAACCCTGGTCTGGCCTCAGTCTATCATCCATCCTCTTGCTGCGGCTCTCACGGTGCTAACACACACCTAGCCCCAGAGCGGTCATCTGCAGGCTTTCCCTGCCCCATCCTCCTGGGCCTGACGTCTGCAGTGCTACCTGCTCCAGGCCTGGGTCTTCAGACAAGTAGCTGAAGTCCTAGCCGGAGCTTTCCATCCACCTGGACGAGGGACTCTATTGGGCACAGTTCTCGTGATCAAAGTCCTGGTTCCCAGGAAAAGTGGAAGAAGTTGGATTTGGGATGCTGTGCTATTGTGCTGAGTAACAGATTCAGAGGACTAAGCACTGCCATTCCACAACCATCTCCATCACCTCCAGCATCAccaccccatcaccaccatcactacaaCCAGCAcctgcagcatcagcatcactacCACCACTATGATCATTACCTCCGCTAtcactcccccaccccaacaccaCATCAGTACAACcagcacctccaccaccaccaccatcattacaaCCAATATCTCCACTATCAACATCATCATTATTACAACCAACACCTCCACCATCGCCAGCATCACTACAAGGAACACCTCAATGACCACAActcccatcaccaccatcactacaaCCAGCACCTCTACCATCACCACCGCCTCTCCGGCTTAGCCTGTCTCTTCTAACTCAAGCAGGAAGAGTACACTTCTTAAGATGGCAGAGTCAAACCCTCATCAGAATTGCTTTTCGTTCCCACacacttctctcctcctcctacaAGAAGCCCTGCAGGGCGGGAAGAAAGGCACTGGTCCATGAGTCAGGAAACCTGGGGGATTGAGAGTTCCAGGGGTCAGGGAACACTTTCAGGTGGATCccagtctacagtccacgggatcgccaagaactggacacaactgagcatgcacgtgtgcacgcgcgcacacacacacacacacacacacacgagtcccCAGAGGGTCCTAGAGCAACATCCCTAATAACCTTGGAAAGATCTCCGGGGAGAGTACTGTCACCTTCCTGCCTTCCCCAGACTCTCCTGGGCTGAGAAAAAGAGACTTACTGGCCCTATGGTCTTGGATAAGTTAATTCTTAAACCAAACCTCACTTTCTTCACCTATAAATGGAGATAACAATTCCTGTCCATTTTTCCTCTCAGAGCCGTTAAGAAGTTTGAAAGATGTGCAACTCAGCTCACcgtctcccctctcccacccttaTCCCACCTTCTCCCAGGCCCAGAGTGATCAAAACTCTCTGGCCTGGCTGAAGAACCCCAAGCAAGAGTCCAGAGTTCTGGTTTGAGGCCTTGGGTCCCAGGAGCTTAGCGTGCCAGTCAACTGGAGAAATCAAAGTTAGGGATGAGGCTTTGAGCAATCGAGAGTGAGAGAATATTTTCAAACCATTGCTACCACTAACTCATTTTGCAACAGTGGTCAGGTCATTCATGCTTCCTATATTGACCCAGTTCCTATCCAGACACGTAGTaataaagagagagaagggaactTATTCATTGTACGTCTACTCATGCAGCAGCCAGTTCACTGAAAAAGTCCTTTGAGGTACAAAatgtttttttccaattttatatctgaagaaaatgaggctcagagaagtttggTGATGGCTTCTTGGTGGAAGCACAGAGCTGGAGTCTCCTGATGACAGGGCATGTGCTATAATCCCCACCGTCCCCTCCTGCTTCTTACTAGTAGAGGgacaagcaggagacacaaggagactggggcagggcaggggagagggagaggacaaGGGAGGTCTCAGCTTCACTCTAAAGATCTAGACTCACCGCCAGCTGGGATTCCAAAATAGCCCTTGATTTACATGACGCTTTGCTGGGAAGGAAAAGGGAGTCTGACGCCAATCTGAGCCCCTAGAAAAGAGAGCTCATCACTCCTTAAGGACCATCCACCTTGAAATGATTTGCCGAGTCATTGTACcccttccccatcctgaacacttCCGACAATGCTCCAATTCGCAGTTATTAGGCACAAATTTAAAGGAGATGGTTTTTatcagtctgggcttccctggtggctcagatggtaaagaatctgcctgcaatgtaagagagcTGGgttaggaaacggcaacccactccagtattcttgcctggaaaatcccataaacagaggagcctggtgggctacagttcacggggttgcaaagagttggacatgactgaatgactaacacttttatcaGGCATGTTcccaaaatgtttcaaaattgatAATACCTAATTGCTATTGAGCCTGCAGGATAATTGGTCCTTTCCTCCACTATCGTGGGGGTGTAAATTGAAACCACTTTtgaggagggttttttttttgttttcggCCATGCTCCACGGGGAGTGTGGgattttccccaaccagggatcaaacccccataaTCCCTGAAGTGGATGTTTGgcgtcttaactactggactgccagggaagtctgaggaGCATGTTCCGGCAATGTTTTTACGGATCCAAATGAAAAACGCACCTGAGCATCAAGGGAGTGCCTCCTCCCACTAACCTCGGATCCACTAAATAGAAATCAGACGGCCACCAGCAAACAggggaagagaaaaagcaaagccaTTTTCACCCATCCCACGAGAAATGAAGCCCATCAGCCCAAATTAAAGCAGGCTtaaagctaaaaatattttttaaagatctaaaaAGTTCTTGGAGCTGGAATATAGAGAGGAGAAAACCAAAAGGGCTGAGGCCTGCGATCGAGGATAATGCAGGACTGAAATTGTTTTACCAAGCCCTAACCTCGCACAAACATACACAAATGCAAATAGAGCTGTTTAACAACAGAGTTATCTTAATTATAATAATCAATTAATCACACCCAGAAAAATGGGGACTGCCAGCAATTActgcacacccacacacccacacacagagacAGCCGCCTCGCTCTTCCTCTGCTGAGAATGTCTACCATTGACTATCAGACAGCCTGCCTCCCAGAAACAACACGAGGCCGGGCAACATGAGTGCGCTTATCAGACCAGGAACACACAAACTCGAACTCCAAACCCTCCAGTTGGCCGGTCCATCTTCCTATCATCCGTTTCCCCTCCCAGTCCCATCTGAGCTGCCTGGATCAGTCTCTGGACTCCAGAACCACCCCCCCGGCCCTCTCCTCATCCCATtcctgctctggaggagagcatgactgTGTGTCCTGTCCACACTGCGGGGTGGCTCTAGGGTGGGTAGGAGAGGAAGAATCTGGGAGGGAGTGAGTCAGCCCCAAGGCGAAAGGCTACGGGGCTGTGGGTGGGCCTGCTGGAAGgatttttcaaaaaggaagaaagtcgTGGGTGATGTGGTGGTGACTGACGGATCACTGGAAACCATAGAGGGACAAGCCAGTCTACCAGGGCAGGAGGACAGAAAGGGAGCTGTTCACTGAGCCCGTCTTGCTTTTCAGAAGCCAgtagcagaaggaaatggctgccgaCTTCCCAGATCACTGGAGCCTAAGTTCACAGACCTGGGTGCCGAACTGGGGGCCGTgtgtcctctgtctcctccaccgCACCCTGGggcccctgaggcctgatccAAGAGGAGGCCTCAAGGGAAATGGTGAGAGGCCACTGTCGCCTTCCAACAGCTCCAACCCATGAAGTGTCCGAAGCAGTCCGTCAGGATGGATTGAAAGCGTGAGGATTGCAAAACGGGAGTGCGCGCAAGCATACAAAACGATCAGGGAAATTTGAAGATATTTAAGAATTTCTTTTCAGGTTTGCTAATGGTATTgcgtttatttaaaaaaaaaaacacatttttagagGTGCACGGATAACTACTTAAGGATGAAGTAATAGTGCCTAGGATTTACTTACTAATTACGCTATCACTAACATAGTTTCAGACCCGAGGTATGGACGttaacagagaaaggaaaagtagaaatagGGTTGGACTGGTATCGACAGCTAGGTAATGGGTAGATGGAGATCTGTTACacgtttctcttcacttttatatatattggaatttttcataataaaggaaattaagtgtgtgggtttaaataaaagagagacaacaagggacttccctggtgagtcagtagttaagactccaagctgcctaggcagggggctcaggttcaatccttagttagggaactaagatcccacatgctgcacatgAGCGCAGGacagccaaaagataaaaaagtaaaattaaaaaaaaaataaaagagagacaaCACAACTGTCAACAGAGGATTATTCAGCAGGAATGTAAAGGAAAAAGGAGGTTGTAAAGGAGACAACCAGCACAGCAATATGTACTGCACTGCACCCTAAGACCCACAGCCAGTCCTGTACCCCCAGATCCCATCCCTGAAGTTCTGCTGAAGCTCTGTCTACCCCAGCCCTTAAGACTGGAGGGTCAGGGGCCTGGCCACAAGTCTGTGGGGAGACCCCAGCAGGCCGCCCCGGGGAGGAAAGGCTTCCTGCCTCAACGGATTGGAGGCTTGAGTTCGGGTCTGCCGTGTGACCGAGTGAAAGCCATCAGCCCCCTGCGCCTCAGCGCCCTCGGCTGCAAACGGGGAGGCTGCTTGGCCTACCCAGCGCAGTGAAATAATGGAAGTGAAAGCACCATGAATGCATCAAGGCCTTTGGACAGTGTTGGTGGCTGTTTTTACCCCTGGTCTTGGGGGAGCAGAGAAAGAAACCCAGGCACATACCATCCGGGAGCTGGTGCCAGTTCTGCCGGCGATGGATGTGCTATGCGACCTCAGAAAAGCCTCTTACTGTCTCTAGGTCCATGTCCCTGTATGTCCAGGAAGAAGACGGAACAGGACCTTCTGGGTTCCCTCCAATTTAGACATGCCAGCCTAGAAGCCTGGGCTGTGCCTAGGTGCACCCAGAAGGGGGCTAGGGTTGGGGGAGCAGAGAGGAATTATCAGATGGCCTAGAAGATGAAGGCCAGGCCATAAAAGAAAATGCCGTCTTTCCTGGGTTCATCCCCGAGAAAGAACAGTTCAGCAACTTGAATTGTGATCGGTGGAGAGGTCCCTCACTTCCAAGCCATCCCACAGAAATCATTCATCAGGACGGAACAATGTTCCAGCAATGCCCAGATATTCAGCCTACCCTGAGGGATCCAGTTCCACGGCTCAGGCTCCACTGAGCCCCGCGCATACAGGGTAGGGTTTGGGGCCAAGGGTGCTGCTTGAATGAGTGTCAACCCTCTGGCCCAGCATGGCCTCTCCGCTCTCCCTTCCCGAGCCCCACACTTCCTATCTGCTCTGCAACACCTCTTGGGTCCGCTGATGACACAGTCGCTCCACACAGAGGCCCTCAGTAGTTCTCTGCCCACACAGAACCCCCCTGGGAAGGGTGGGTGCACACTCTCACCCACCAGACACAGTCAGGGCCCACTCAGTGGAGTTTGCtacacaaataacacacaagctgcaagtttctctttctttccccacgTAGGAGACTCTCTCCGGAAGCAGCACCCTTAGCCCCAAAACCCTACCCTGCACGCACTGGGCTCAGGGGAGCCTGAGCCACGGAACCAGGGGTTCCCCAGGGTGGACTGAATGTCTGGATCAGGGTGGGGCAGGCTTTCGGGGACAGGCCTTGAAGGGTACAGAGAGTGGGACTGGCTGCCAGCTGGGACCCTTGAGGTCGCTTCACCTGCTCAGGCCCATTGACATCTGTGCCCTCAGGCAGGAACCGTGTGGGGAAGGAATCTGTGCCCTCTCCCACTGTaccatccccctccccccacaacaCGCACGCACCAGACACATGATCTCAAAGTACTACCGGAAAGGAAACTTGGCGACTATATCTCTGTGTCACCAAATCCCAGTTTTACACGTCTCCCTCCCCTAGAACTGACCTGTATACAACAGCAGCAAGGGCGCTGGGAGAGGTGGGCACAGAGGGCCCCTGAGATGAGGGCTGGTTTGTTGCCCGCTCCACTGCaagactctgccctcccctcGGTTTCCCAGCACATAGTGGCGAAGAGGTGCTCTGCTCTGTCAGACCCACATCGCACACTCCCCCTGCGCCCTGGGTGTCCCCCACTCAGGCAGAGAGCGGCACACTAGTGCCTGGGGAAACCATAGGCACCCTCGCCCTAAACCAAACCATGGCTCCCTGTGTCTCTCTCCTCCGTCACTCACGGGTTTGGGTTGCGCCTGTCGGCGCAATGTCCCGAGAGTAAACAGCCCCCAGGTTGTCCGTCCCCACCTcaactccctccttcccctcaagGCCTGAGCCAAAGCTGCGAGGGGCACGGAGACACGAGCAAGGTCTCGACAGAAAAGCAGAAGCGCGTCTAGGTCAGGGCAGGCAGGACGAAGGGGCGCCCGCCGCTGGCGCTCCGCGCGCGGCTCACTCACCGTCCCTGCTTGGTGATGATCATCTCCGTCTGGTGCTGATTGAACTTGGACCACAACAGGTGGTTGTTGAGCGCAACTCTCAGCTTCCCGGACACCTCCAGCCCCGCCGGCAGTGCATAATCCTCCCGCGGCCCCGGGTAGAGTGCGGCGCGCGGGTCCGGAGCCGAGTAGGCGTCCCCGAGCTGGTAGCCCTCGGCGCCCGGCGTCGGCGGGAAGGGCTCGGTCGCCCCGGGGAAGCCGGGGGCGGCCTGGGGCCGGGGCGGGTAGGCGTAGGCTCCGAGGAAGCGGCCGGGCGGGGCGGGCACCAGGGCGCCCCCGGCGTAGGGCGCCCCCAGGCTGGCACCCCCGCGACGGTCGGTCGCGTCCTGCGCGCCCGCCTCCGGGTAGAAATAGCGGTTCTGCGGGTCGGCGCCTGGCGCCCGGCCCTCGCTCGCCGGCATCGGCTCGGTGCCCGTTAGCATGTCTCCGCAGCCTAGCTCCACGATGCCCATCCGGGGCGGGCTGGCACCTTCCCGCGGGCCGTCGAGGACCGGCCCCTCTGCGCGCGGGGGCGGGCGCGGGGGTCGGCTGGGCAGgagtgggtgggggcggggcgggggccctggggctgggggcggggcggggccccaGCGGAGCCCGGGCTCGGACGCCTGGGTCCTGCGCCCGCGTTCGGCGGGCGCGcggcagctcccgggctccctcTCCAGCGGGTCGCTGTCACTAGCGTCGCGGCGCCTTTGCTGTGGCTTTATGAAGCTCTCTCGgccaccacctccccaccccccacctcggccccgccccgcctcaCCCCGCCCCTCCTGGCTAATAACTCGGCAAATTCTACACGGTTGGTGAGGGCTGTAGGGCCCCCATCGTGCAGAGCAGCGAGTCTCCGGTGCGCCTTGTAGTTCACGCTCAAAGACTTTATGCTTTATGGGAGAGTCAACCCCTCCACGTGAAACGCCAGACTGTTTCTCTCCTCTGGACCCTTGTGGAAATTCCACCCATCCTTGAAGCTTCAACTCCAAGGCCCCCTCCTACGGGAAGCCTTTGGTGATGACCCAGATGGGCTTACTCGCAGGCTCCGAGCTGCTTCGCCCATGGTCATGTGACAGATGTTCACTGATGCTCGCTATGTGCCCAGGCTCCGTGCTGAGTGGCTTTGTGTGAAGTGTTGCGCTCTTCCTCTTTGCCAGAGGCCCAGGGGGGCTGTGTCCCATGCATCTGTTCCTTCAGCCTAGGGCAGACGTGGGATCTGGTGGGCAGCAAGAAGAGTTCCTTCAAGCGAACTGCATAGCAGCAGCTGAGGGTTTGCGCCCGGGTGTGTCAGCCACGGGCACTGGAAGCGGCACTGGACTACCTGTGCTCAGAGTCCCAGGACTGGCTCTGACCATCACTCAGGTATATGtgacctgggcaagtcacttccttTGCCTGAAGGTCAGCCTCAA includes these proteins:
- the TBX21 gene encoding T-box transcription factor TBX21; this translates as MGIVELGCGDMLTGTEPMPASEGRAPGADPQNRYFYPEAGAQDATDRRGGASLGAPYAGGALVPAPPGRFLGAYAYPPRPQAAPGFPGATEPFPPTPGAEGYQLGDAYSAPDPRAALYPGPREDYALPAGLEVSGKLRVALNNHLLWSKFNQHQTEMIITKQGRRMFPFLSFSVTGLEPTSHYRMFVDVVLVDQHHWRYQSGKWVQCGKAEGSMPGNRLYVHPDSPNTGAHWMRQEVSFGKLKLTNNKGASNNVTQMIVLQSLHKYQPRLHIVEVNDGDPEAPCNTHIFTFQETQFIAVTAYQNAEITQLKIDNNPFAKGFRENFESMYVSVDTSVPSPPGPNCQLLGGDHYSPLIPNQYPVASRFYPDLPGQAKDVVPQTYWLGAPRDHSYEAEFRAVSMKPAFLPSAPGPTMSYYRSQEALASGAGWPVGSQYPPKVGPTNWFHSMRTLPMEPGPGASEGRGPEEQGSPSLWTDITPLRPESSNSGLGEGDSKRRRVSPYPSSGDNSSPAGAPSPFNKETEGQFYNCFSN